A genomic window from Candidatus Deferrimicrobium borealis includes:
- a CDS encoding NADPH:quinone oxidoreductase family protein, whose translation MKALLCTAFGPLEKLTIQEIPKPRPGPGQVLLDVKASSLNFPDALMAQGLYQVKPPLPFSPGTEMAGVIVEAGADVQGFKPGDRVIAIAGWGGFAEECAVDAGQLIPLPEGMDFDTGAAFLYTYETSLHALRDRGHLKAGEILLVLGAAGGVGLAAIEIGKAMGALVIAAASSEDKLALCKQLGADETINYVSENLRDRINELTGRRGVDIVFDPVGGSYTETALRATAWGGRLLVVGFAAGDIPKIPINLALLKERSIVGTYLAESVNHDPEGHLRNVKQLVEWLAAGKVKPVISERVPLSEAAAAMKRMINRQVKGKVVILPEA comes from the coding sequence ATGAAAGCCCTGCTGTGCACCGCCTTCGGTCCTCTTGAGAAGCTGACGATTCAGGAAATCCCGAAACCGCGCCCCGGCCCCGGACAGGTCCTGCTCGATGTCAAGGCCAGCTCGCTCAACTTTCCCGATGCTTTGATGGCACAGGGCCTCTACCAGGTGAAACCGCCGCTCCCTTTCTCGCCCGGCACCGAAATGGCGGGCGTGATTGTCGAGGCTGGTGCCGATGTGCAGGGTTTCAAGCCGGGGGATAGAGTCATCGCCATCGCCGGCTGGGGTGGCTTCGCCGAGGAATGCGCGGTCGATGCCGGCCAACTGATACCGCTTCCCGAGGGCATGGACTTCGACACGGGGGCCGCGTTCCTCTACACTTATGAAACCTCTCTACACGCCCTCCGGGACCGCGGCCATCTCAAGGCCGGCGAAATCCTGCTGGTGCTGGGCGCCGCCGGCGGCGTAGGCTTGGCCGCCATCGAGATCGGCAAGGCCATGGGCGCCCTTGTCATCGCCGCCGCATCCAGCGAGGACAAACTGGCTCTGTGCAAACAACTGGGCGCGGATGAGACCATCAACTACGTCTCCGAAAACCTGCGCGACCGCATCAACGAGCTTACCGGCCGGAGAGGCGTGGACATTGTCTTCGATCCGGTAGGTGGCTCCTACACCGAGACCGCACTGCGCGCCACGGCCTGGGGCGGGCGCCTGCTGGTGGTTGGGTTCGCTGCCGGCGACATTCCGAAGATTCCCATCAACCTCGCTCTCCTCAAAGAGCGCTCCATCGTCGGGACCTATTTGGCCGAGTCGGTCAATCACGACCCCGAGGGACACCTGCGCAACGTGAAGCAACTTGTGGAATGGTTGGCCGCCGGAAAGGTGAAACCCGTCATCAGCGAGCGGGTGCCGCTGAGCGAAGCCGCCGCCGCTATGAAGCGGATGATCAACCGGCAGGTCAAGGGCAAGGTCGTCATCTTGCCGGAAGCCTGA